Part of the Micromonospora tarapacensis genome is shown below.
ACCTCCAGGACCAGCCGCTCGCAGCCGAGCCCGCTCTCGGCGAGCGCGGCCGTCACGTCGGAGACGAAGTCGGGGTCGTGTAGTTGCCGCGCGGAGACGTTCGCGCGGAGACGTTCAGGCCCGCCTCCCGGAGTGCGTCCGGCCCGAACTCCCGAGACCACGCCGCCGCCTGGCGGCACGTCTCGCGCAGCACGAACCGGCCCAGCGGCACGATCAGACCGGTCCGCTCGGCGGCCGGGATGAACTCGGCCGGGCCGACGACGCCGCGGGTCGGGTGGTGCCAGCGGACCAGCGCCTCGACCCCGACCAACCGGTTGTCGTCGAGCCGCAGGATCGGCTGGTAGACGACCCGCAGTTCGTTCTCGTCCAGGGCCCGCCGCAGTTCGCCGCCGAGCTGCATGTGTGCCAGCACCGGCTCACCCATGCCGTCCACGTAGCGTACGAAGCCCGCCTTTCCGCGCTGTTTGGCCGTGTACATGGCGACGTCGGCGTCCCGCAGCACCGAGTCGACGGTGGCACCGGCGGCGGCGTCGGCGATGCCGATGCTGGCCTGCACCAGCCGGCGGTGCTGGCTGATCGGGTGGTCGAGCGCGGCGAGCAGCCGGCCGGCCAGCTCCTCGGGGTCGGCGTCCGCGCCGGTGAGCAGGACGGCGAACTCGTCACCGGCGACCTGCACCGGCAGGCCGTCGTCGCCGACCTCGGCGCGCAGCAGCTGGGCGACCGAGACGAGCAGCCGGTCACCGACGCCGTGCCCGAGCAGGTCGTTGACGGTCTTGAAATCGTCCAGGTCGACCAGGAGCACCGACGTGGGTGTCGTCGCGGCGAGCGCGGACGCGAGCCGGTCCCGGAAGAGCACCCGGTTGGCCAGCCCGGTAAGGCCGTCGTGGCTGACCTCGTGCTGGAGGCGCTCCTCCTGGACCCGG
Proteins encoded:
- a CDS encoding diguanylate cyclase domain-containing protein, translated to MRETRVQEERLQHEVSHDGLTGLANRVLFRDRLASALAATTPTSVLLVDLDDFKTVNDLLGHGVGDRLLVSVAQLLRAEVGDDGLPVQVAGDEFAVLLTGADADPEELAGRLLAALDHPISQHRRLVQASIGIADAAAGATVDSVLRDADVAMYTAKQRGKAGFVRYVDGMGEPVLAHMQLGGELRRALDENELRVVYQPILRLDDNRLVGVEALVRWHHPTRGVVGPAEFIPAAERTGLIVPLGRFVLRETCRQAAAWSREFGPDALREAGLNVSARTSPRGNYTTPTSSPT